One segment of Setaria viridis chromosome 4, Setaria_viridis_v4.0, whole genome shotgun sequence DNA contains the following:
- the LOC117851781 gene encoding uncharacterized protein, translating into MERRPASNQSLPAWPNGSPITTLSSSRSRFDDMDRQPALTKLGFAVLGCNSVLAVYNSWGHPDSVAFVLGADAALALLFLCLCQFERDRGGAGARGRRVIKAAVWALTTLLTLMFASRVAPLMPPVVAAAVWTMAVATAIAGFWAFFLN; encoded by the coding sequence ATGGAGCGACGTCCGGCCAGCAACCAGAGCCTCCCGGCGTGGCCCAATGGTTCACCAATCACCACTCTCTCTTCTTCCCGCTCGAGGTTCGACGACATGGACCGGCAACCGGCGCTCACCAAGCTCGGCTTCGCCGTCCTGGGCTGCAACTCTGTGCTCGCCGTCTACAACTCCTGGGGCCACCCGGACTCCGTCGCCTTCGTgctcggcgccgacgccgcACTCGCGCTGCTCTTCCTCTGCCTCTGTCAGTTCGAGCGGGaccgaggcggcgccggcgcccgcgggaGAAGGGTGATCAAGGCCGCCGTGTGGGCTCTCACGACGCTGCTCACGCTAATGTTCGCGTCCAGGGTCGCGCCGCTGATGCCGCCGGTCGTGGCAGCGGCGGTGTGGACGATGGCGGTGGCGACTGCGATAGCCGGCTTCTGGgctttttttcttaattaa